A window from gamma proteobacterium SS-5 encodes these proteins:
- a CDS encoding DEAD/DEAH box helicase family protein, with amino-acid sequence MNKKQLSERDICTKYITPALEKAGWDVTTQIREEFPLTKGRIIVRGKLHTRAKHKRADYVLFYKPNIPIAIIEAKDNNHTVGDGMQQALGYADMLQVPFVFSSNGDGFLFHNKIAADLPGDGIVERELALHEFPTAETLWQWWAQHRGLNDQQNALVTQDYFSDGSDKSPRYYQLLAINKTIEAIARGQNRILLVMATGTGKTFTAFQIIWRLWKSKAKKRILFLADRNILVDQTMTNDFKPFGSAMTKIQKRQANKSYEIYLSLYQAVTGNEEDRNIYKQFSPDFFDLIIIDECHRGSAAADSAWREILEYFTSATQIGLTATPKETKEVSNIDYFGDPIYTYSLRQGIDDGFLAPYKVVRIDLDRDLTGWRPDKGMIDKHGNEIEDRIYNQKDFDKTLVLEQRTRLVAKKITEFLRQTNRFDKAIVFCENIDHAERMRQALVNENADLVGQNSKYVMRITGDNEEGKAELDNFIFPESKYPVIATTSKLMTTGVDAQTCKLIVLDQRIQSMTEFKQIIGRGTRINEDYGKYYFTIIDFKKATELFADPDFDGDPVQIYEPSGDQSPVPPDVPPDTPEDPEVGGGVTYPEPGEDQEWSSVAEPGPGQEGGIRPYVVEGVEVKVAAERVQYFDAGGKLITESLKDYTRKALAREYASLDDFLRRWSSTEKKRAIIDELSEQGVFFDALAEEIGRQSGKAFDPFDLVCHVAWDMPPLTRKERAEQVKKHNYFTRYGEQARRVLEALLNKYADEGVAHIEETQILTIAPFTEFGTPLEIIRAFGGLDPYQQAVHELEDALYGG; translated from the coding sequence ATGAATAAAAAACAACTTTCCGAGCGCGATATCTGCACAAAGTACATCACCCCTGCCCTGGAGAAGGCGGGCTGGGATGTCACGACCCAAATCCGTGAAGAGTTTCCTCTCACCAAGGGACGCATCATCGTGCGAGGCAAGCTGCATACCCGCGCCAAACACAAACGCGCCGATTATGTCCTGTTTTACAAGCCGAACATCCCCATTGCCATTATCGAGGCCAAGGACAACAACCACACTGTTGGCGACGGCATGCAACAGGCGTTGGGCTACGCCGATATGCTGCAAGTGCCTTTTGTGTTCAGCTCCAACGGCGACGGTTTTCTGTTCCACAACAAGATCGCCGCCGATTTACCCGGTGACGGCATTGTCGAGAGAGAGCTTGCACTCCACGAATTCCCCACTGCGGAAACGCTGTGGCAATGGTGGGCGCAGCATCGTGGCCTGAACGATCAGCAGAATGCACTGGTCACGCAGGATTATTTCAGCGATGGCAGCGATAAAAGTCCGCGCTATTACCAGCTGCTGGCCATCAACAAGACCATCGAGGCGATAGCGCGGGGCCAGAATCGCATTCTGCTGGTGATGGCTACCGGCACCGGCAAGACCTTCACCGCCTTCCAGATCATCTGGCGGCTGTGGAAGTCCAAGGCAAAAAAACGCATCCTGTTTCTTGCCGACCGCAACATCCTGGTCGACCAGACCATGACCAACGACTTCAAGCCGTTCGGTTCGGCCATGACCAAGATCCAGAAGCGGCAGGCCAACAAATCCTACGAGATTTATCTTTCCCTCTATCAGGCCGTGACCGGTAACGAGGAAGATAGAAACATCTACAAACAGTTCAGCCCCGACTTTTTTGACCTCATCATTATTGATGAATGCCATCGGGGCAGTGCGGCTGCCGATTCGGCCTGGCGTGAAATCCTTGAATACTTCACCTCCGCCACTCAGATCGGCCTTACCGCCACGCCCAAGGAGACCAAAGAAGTCTCAAATATCGACTACTTTGGCGACCCCATCTATACCTACAGCCTCCGGCAGGGCATCGACGACGGTTTCCTTGCTCCCTACAAGGTCGTGCGCATCGATCTCGACCGGGATTTGACCGGCTGGCGGCCCGACAAGGGCATGATCGACAAGCACGGCAACGAAATCGAAGACCGCATCTACAACCAGAAGGATTTCGACAAAACCCTGGTTCTGGAACAGCGCACCCGGTTGGTGGCCAAAAAGATCACCGAGTTCCTGAGGCAGACCAACCGGTTCGACAAGGCCATCGTCTTCTGTGAAAACATCGACCATGCCGAACGCATGCGCCAGGCTCTGGTCAACGAAAACGCCGACCTGGTGGGACAGAACAGTAAATACGTTATGCGCATCACCGGCGACAACGAGGAAGGCAAGGCCGAACTGGACAACTTCATCTTTCCGGAGAGCAAATACCCGGTTATTGCCACCACCTCCAAGCTGATGACCACCGGTGTCGATGCGCAGACCTGCAAACTCATCGTGCTCGACCAGCGCATCCAGTCCATGACCGAGTTCAAGCAGATCATCGGGCGCGGCACCCGCATCAACGAAGATTACGGCAAGTACTACTTCACCATCATCGACTTCAAAAAGGCCACCGAGCTGTTTGCCGATCCTGATTTCGACGGCGACCCGGTGCAGATCTACGAACCCAGCGGGGATCAGTCACCGGTGCCGCCGGATGTTCCCCCAGATACTCCAGAAGATCCCGAAGTTGGCGGTGGCGTCACCTACCCGGAACCCGGAGAGGACCAGGAATGGAGCAGCGTTGCCGAACCCGGCCCAGGTCAGGAAGGCGGCATTCGCCCTTACGTCGTTGAGGGTGTCGAGGTCAAGGTCGCCGCCGAACGCGTCCAGTATTTCGACGCGGGCGGCAAGCTGATCACCGAATCACTCAAGGACTACACCCGCAAGGCCCTGGCCAGGGAGTATGCCAGCCTCGACGATTTCCTCCGCCGTTGGAGTAGCACCGAGAAGAAGCGGGCCATCATTGATGAATTGTCGGAACAAGGTGTGTTCTTCGATGCCCTTGCCGAAGAGATCGGGCGGCAATCCGGCAAAGCCTTCGACCCCTTCGATCTGGTCTGCCATGTCGCCTGGGATATGCCGCCTCTCACCCGCAAGGAGCGGGCGGAACAGGTGAAGAAACACAACTACTTCACCCGCTACGGAGAGCAGGCCCGCCGGGTGCTGGAGGCCCTGCTCAACAAGTATGCCGATGAAGGCGTGGCCCACATCGAAGAGACGCAGATTCTCACCATTGCTCCCTTTACCGAATTTGGTACCCCGCTGGAAATCATCCGCGCCTTTGGTGGATTGGACCCGTATCAGCAGGCGGTGCATGAGCTGGAGGATGCGCTGTATGGTGGATGA